The proteins below come from a single Diadema setosum chromosome 21, eeDiaSeto1, whole genome shotgun sequence genomic window:
- the LOC140244943 gene encoding annetocin receptor-like has translation MTTAQVFPSTDTSVSLPEKDVIVVSAIKLLFGFLGLVGNIACFIATRQRAKTNHTNWLLAFQFVIDFITSVLLIANTIHLTWFKPDTLLMTSNLAGEMYCWLWANGAIYFMGFAISSFNLTAISLERYAAVVHPVWYMASFKRNARYILVGITLLTAPVFELSVGLVFYRYAHGECAAVDSAVKPSLGVMLFIWDFLIPVAVMSYSFLHVAVKLRTLSRVTADNVEQTIGSNTTDNTRDPNRDVEPNTGENGLDRPALGRSKRQVKARRNNAAVPAAGFIRRRKTTVTLFIFFISYLVCWIPNQTMFLAENLGWIQNFYGSTFHRLSVALATFNVCVNPLVYAARFCTSAEGRRHFRRLCPSI, from the coding sequence ATGACAACCGCACAAGTCTTTCCAAGTACGGACACCAGCGTGTCACTTCCTGAAAAGGATGTGATAGTTGTTTCAGCTATCAAACTTCTCTTCGGCTTTCTAGGTCTTGTGGGGAACATCGCCTGTTTCATAGCGACCAGACAACGCGCGAAAACGAATCATACTAACTGGTTGCTCGCTTTCCAGTTTGTAATAGATTTCATAACATCTGTGCTCCTGATCGCCAACACTATCCACCTAACCTGGTTCAAGCCAGATACATTACTAATGACGTCGAATTTAGCCGGGGAAATGTACTGTTGGCTGTGGGCGAACGGAGCGATTTACTTTATGGGTTTTGCTATTTCGAGTTTCAATCTAACCGCTATTTCTCTGGAGCGATACGCAGCGGTAGTTCACCCCGTATGGTACATGGCTAGTTTCAAGCGCAACGCCAGGTATATTCTCGTAGGAATAACGCTGTTAACCGCACCCGTCTTCGAACTCTCCGTGGGACTTGTGTTCTACAGGTACGCTCACGGAGAATGCGCTGCGGTCGATTCTGCGGTCAAGCCGTCATTAGGCGTCATGCTGTTTATCTGGGATTTCTTAATCCCAGTCGCTGTCATGAGTTACTCTTTCCTTCACGTTGCTGTAAAGCTTCGCACTCTAAGCCGCGTCACTGCCGACAATGTGGAACAAACGATAGGTTCTAACACAACGGATAACACACGCGATCCGAACCGGGATGTAGAACCGAACACAGGTGAGAACGGTCTGGATCGACCTGCTCTTGGACGCAGTAAACGGCAAGTGAAAGCTAGGCGCAACAATGCCGCGGTTCCTGCTGCTGGTTTTATTCGTCGCCGGAAAACCACGGTTAccctcttcatcttcttcatcagCTACCTGGTTTGCTGGATCCCAAATCAGACCATGTTCTTGGCCGAGAACCTGGGTTGGATACAGAACTTCTACGGTAGCACCTTCCACAGGCTGAGCGTTGCTCTTGCCACCTTCAACGTATGCGTGAACCCTCTTGTCTACGCAGCCCGGTTCTGTACTTCGGCTGAAGGACGCCGCCATTTTCGAAGACTCTGTCCGTCGATTTAA